In Roseofilum capinflatum BLCC-M114, the sequence GCTGTTGAGCAATTGTCCATAAAAACCTACCCCGTCCACAACCAATATCTAAATGAAGAGGCTGCTGTAACTGGGGATAAATGTCTGACCAATTGGGGAGAGTGACCGCCCCTTGAAATTTCCGGCTTAATGGATTAACATGCTGACGCACACGCACTCGTCCCAAAGGATAACCCCCTTTTTTCTTTCCTAACTCCTATGCATAAGACCCGATTTTGGCCCACTTTAGGAACCTATAGCTTATTAATCATCATAGCATTTATGATGCTCTTACCGCTACTCTGGTTGGCCAGCACTTCCCTAAAATCACCCGGTGAAAATATCTTTCAATTTCCGCCGCAATTAATTCCAGAACAGCCAACCCTGAGTAACTTTATTGAGGTTTGGCAAACCAACCCCTTTGACCGCTACTTATTCAATAGCTTCTGGATTTCTGCCCTCACTGTCGGACTCAATTTACTCTTTTGTTCCCTGGCGGCTTATCCGTTGGCGCGGCTTGATTTTCAGGGACGACAGATTATTTTCAACCTAATTGTAGCCACCATTTTGATCCCGTTTCAAATTGTGATGATTCCCCTCTATATTTTAATGGTGCAATTGGGACTTAGAAATACTTATTTAGGGGTAATGTTGCCCTCCCTGGCTTCTGCTTTTGGGATTTTCCTGTTACGGCAAGCCTTTCAAGGTGTGCCGAAAGAATTGGAAGAAGCAGCGCGTATGGATGGCTGTTCAGAATGGGAAATTTGGTGGTGTGTGATGTTGCCATCTGTCCGTCCGGCTTTGGTGACTCTGGCGATTTTTGTGTTTATTGGATCGTGGAGCGACTTTTTATGGCCGTTGATTATTTTAGACCAACCGGAAATGTTTACGCTTCCTTTAGGGGTGCAACGGTTGGCAGGGACATTTTCTTTAGATTGGCGTTTAATTGCGGCAGGATCGATGATTTCAATTTTGCCCATTTTAGTGCTGTTTATGTTTGTGCAACGCTATATTATGTCTACGGATGCAGGCAGTGGTTTGAAAGGTTAGAATTATAGCACTTCGCCCTGGTAATGAGTGATGAGTAAGAATTGAAACTTTTCTATCTTTACGATCGCCTTACCCCTGAAGTAAGCTGGCCTCTTGGATATAGTAGAACAGAAGTCTCGCGCGATCTGGAGTTAATGCTTGATGGATTCGTCTTCTGCGTCCTTACCTCCCCTAGAATTGAGTCAATCCCAACCGTGGCAATCCTCTCCTTCTCCCCAAGATCTAGGGATCTCCTTATTAATCGAAATGGCCCAACGGGGAGAAATCGATCCGTGGGATGTGCAAGTGATTGATGTGATCGATCGCGTCTTAGAACAACTCAACTCCCGTGCTGCAACCGATCCTCAAGATCAGAGTGTTAATCGGGCGGACTTATCGGAATCGGGTCAAGTCTTTCTCTACGCCTCCATGCTCGTCCTCTTAAAAGCTGAAAGTCTAGAAGAAGATAGCAATGAGCTTTCCCCGGAAGAGTTCGCAGACGAATTGGACGATTATGAAGACCAGCCCGATGGATCTCGTCCTCGCATCCCTTTTCGCTTAGAAAACCAACTGCGTCGCCGGGCCATTGCGCGACCGGTCAAACAGCGACGAGTCACGCTGCAAGAGCTGATCGATCAACTGCAAACCATGAGCCAAACCCTGGCAGACCGCTCCGGGAAGTCGCCTCGTCGTCGCCCCCTGTCCCGGGCCCAAACGGCCAAAGCCATCCGCCAATTGGCCCATGAAGAAAATTTATCGGAAGTGGCAGAAAAATTAGAGAAGTTTCTCGGTCAATATGGGGCCACTGAGGAGGAGCAACCGGAATGGCTCGAACTCGAACAACTGTTGGTTTCCCATCCCCAATGCGATCGCGTGGGCACATTCTGGGGCCTGCTCTTGCTCTCAGCCCAATCGAAAGTCGAACTCAAACAAGAAGAATTCTATCAAGACCTAAAAATCCGCGTCCTGGGCGAACTGAGTCCGGCTTAAGGATTTTTTGCCCAAAAATCGACAGAAAGAAAGGTTAAGGAGTAAAATCACTGATAACCTATAGATATATGGATCAGGTTGTTATAGCGTTCTAAGACCTAATTAGTTCAGTCTGATTCGGCCATTAGAACACCCGTAGTAATCAAAAACCTGTGGTTGAGGAATAGATAATTATGAAAGCCATGATTCTGGCGGCTGGTAAGGGAACTCGTGTCCGGCCCATCACCTACACCATTCCCAAACCGATGATTCCCATCCTACAAAAACCGGTAATGGAGTTTCTCCTAGAACTGTTGCGCCAGCATGGGTTTGACCAGGTGATGGTCAATGTGAGCCACCTGGCCAATGAAATCGAAAGCTATTTTCGGGACGGACAACGGTTTGGGGTACAAATTGGTTATTCTTTTGAAGGAAGAATTGAACCGGATGGAACCCTAGTGGGAGATGCATTAGGATCGGCGGGGGGAATGCGCCGCATTCAAGATTATAATCCGTTTTTTGATGATACCTTTGTGGTCTTGTGTGGGGATGCCCTGATTGATTTGGATTTAACCCAGGCGATTAAGTGGCATAAGGAAAAAGGGGCGATCGCCACAGTAATTATGAAATCTGTCCCCAAAGAAGAAGTGTCGAGTTATGGGGTGATCGTTACTGATGAGGACGGACGGGTGAAGTCCTTCCAAGAAAAGCCCTCCGTTGAAGAAGCCATTAGTACCGATATTAATACCGGGATTTATATCTTTGAGCCAGAGGTGCTGAAGTATATTCCCTCTGGCCAAGAATATGATATTGGGGGCGATCTGTTTCCCAAATTAGTGGAAATGGGAGCGCCTTTTTATGGCATTTCCATGGATTTCCAATGGGTAGATATTGGTAAAGTGCCGGACTATTGGCGAGCTGTGCGCGGAGTGCTGCTCGGAGAGATTAAGAATGTGTCTATTCCCGGACAGGAAGTAGCTCCTGGCATTTATACGGGATTGAATGTAGCGATTGATTGGGATAAAGTTGATATTACTGGCCCCGTTTATATTGGCGGTATGACCAAAATCGAAGATGGGGCGAAAATTGTCGGCCCGGCCATGATTGGCCCTAGTTGTCATATTTGTAGCGGGGCAACGGTGAAAAATAGTGTGATTTTCGAGTATTCGCGCCTCGGCCCCGATGTGCGTTTGGTGGATAAACTGGTCTTTGGACGCTATTGTGTGGATAAAACGGGCGCATCCATTGACGTGCGATCGGCTGCATTGGATTGGTTGATTACCGATACCCGCGCCGTGCCTGTTCCCTTCCCTCCAGAGGAGCAACAGGCGATCGCCGAATTGTTAGAATCCGACTCTTAACCCATACCTGATTACTCATTACTCATTACTCAATGTACGGGCAAGGTGGGCAGGATCTGTTGGTCGAATTTGAATGATTGTCGCTCCCTCCTCCTGCCCACCCTACTGCCGTGACACAGCTAAAATAGTGCATTAGCGTAGTAAGAGTGTAGGTTGGGTTGAGGAACGAAACCCAACACCCGTCTGACGAAAGTTGGGTTTCACTTCGTTCAACCCAACCTACAGTTTTAAGCTTGCCAAGCCACTACTGCTAAAATAGTGCATTAGCGTAGGGTGGGTTAGGCGGCTAAAACCTAGACTCTGACAGCAATCTCTTAATCCGCCGTAACCCACCATTTTAGGGTTGTCACGGCACTACGATGATTGCTGTGGGGGAATGGGAGATGGGAAAATACCCATTACCCATTACCCATTACCTCTATAAGGAAACTGGAATAAAGCGACCATTTAAGGCGGCTGGAGTTGTACGTTCTACAACACCCAGATATAAGCCATTAAACAGAATGGCGGTATCCGAGCCGGTTTGCAGGAGTTGCAGATTGCCTTGTGTTACCCCGTCCGTTAAGCCAATTAGGTCAAATCCGTTACCGAAGTCGCGAATCCGATCCGCTTGGAATACGGTGCTAACTGCGCCACTGGTGGGTAAAACAAACACATCATTACCAAGTCCACCACTCAGGTTATCTGTGCCTGTACCTCCCTCCAGGTAATCGTTTCCGAAGTCGCCGTTCAGGTTATCGTTACCGCTACTGCCGCGTAGGGTGTCATTATCTTGACCGCCGTAGAGGAAGTCATTACCCGCCGCACCAAAGAGGGAATCGTTACCCTGGTTACCATTGATGAAATCATTAGCCGGGCTACCCACAACCGTATCATTGCCTTGCAGGGCAGAAATACTGCGGAGATTGAACGCGCCCATATCGATAAAATCGTTACCGGGGGTTGCCCGTCCCGTGCCCAGGGAGGGGCTAGGACTCGGACTCGGAGCCGGTGCGGGGGCAGGAGGAGGGGCGGGAGCCGGAGACGGAG encodes:
- a CDS encoding carbohydrate ABC transporter permease, which encodes MHKTRFWPTLGTYSLLIIIAFMMLLPLLWLASTSLKSPGENIFQFPPQLIPEQPTLSNFIEVWQTNPFDRYLFNSFWISALTVGLNLLFCSLAAYPLARLDFQGRQIIFNLIVATILIPFQIVMIPLYILMVQLGLRNTYLGVMLPSLASAFGIFLLRQAFQGVPKELEEAARMDGCSEWEIWWCVMLPSVRPALVTLAIFVFIGSWSDFLWPLIILDQPEMFTLPLGVQRLAGTFSLDWRLIAAGSMISILPILVLFMFVQRYIMSTDAGSGLKG
- a CDS encoding segregation/condensation protein A — translated: MDSSSASLPPLELSQSQPWQSSPSPQDLGISLLIEMAQRGEIDPWDVQVIDVIDRVLEQLNSRAATDPQDQSVNRADLSESGQVFLYASMLVLLKAESLEEDSNELSPEEFADELDDYEDQPDGSRPRIPFRLENQLRRRAIARPVKQRRVTLQELIDQLQTMSQTLADRSGKSPRRRPLSRAQTAKAIRQLAHEENLSEVAEKLEKFLGQYGATEEEQPEWLELEQLLVSHPQCDRVGTFWGLLLLSAQSKVELKQEEFYQDLKIRVLGELSPA
- a CDS encoding NDP-sugar synthase yields the protein MKAMILAAGKGTRVRPITYTIPKPMIPILQKPVMEFLLELLRQHGFDQVMVNVSHLANEIESYFRDGQRFGVQIGYSFEGRIEPDGTLVGDALGSAGGMRRIQDYNPFFDDTFVVLCGDALIDLDLTQAIKWHKEKGAIATVIMKSVPKEEVSSYGVIVTDEDGRVKSFQEKPSVEEAISTDINTGIYIFEPEVLKYIPSGQEYDIGGDLFPKLVEMGAPFYGISMDFQWVDIGKVPDYWRAVRGVLLGEIKNVSIPGQEVAPGIYTGLNVAIDWDKVDITGPVYIGGMTKIEDGAKIVGPAMIGPSCHICSGATVKNSVIFEYSRLGPDVRLVDKLVFGRYCVDKTGASIDVRSAALDWLITDTRAVPVPFPPEEQQAIAELLESDS